A genomic stretch from Etheostoma cragini isolate CJK2018 chromosome 8, CSU_Ecrag_1.0, whole genome shotgun sequence includes:
- the slco3a1 gene encoding solute carrier organic anion transporter family member 3A1, with amino-acid sequence MQVKKHRDSDRSGGDMLEGDGPRKNSSCFSNIKIFLISECALMLAQGTVGAYLVSVLTTLERRFNLQSADVGVIASSFEIGNLALILFVSYFGAKAHRPRLIGCGGIVMALGALLSALPEFLTKQYEIEEMWRTDMGRDVCSNSSSKDVQLAEDVICGKRANTNMMYLLLIGAQVLLGIGATPVQPLGVSYIDDHVKKKDSSLYIGILFSTLVFGPACGFILGSLCTKFYVDAIFIDTDKLGITPEDPRWIGAWWAGFLLCGALLFSSALFMFGFPQSLPSAERDEGVDSEQVMLPPSPNAEYETPKPSNGVVCSPEPGNSPTCCQQLRVIPKVTKHLLSNPVFTCIILAACMEIAVVAGFAAFLGKYLEQQFHLTTTSANQLLGMTAIPCACLGIFMGGLLVKKLNLSALGAIRMAMLVNLISTACYVSFLFLGCDTGPVAGVTVPYRNETLRVGEKPEAQCISRCNCFTSSISPVCGSNGVTYLSACFAGCTGTGNPRTTSNISQNLTGCACVSSESELATAVPGKCPTPGCQEAFLIFLCVICACSLVGAMAQTPSVIILIRTVSPELKSYALGVLFLLLRLLGFIPPPLIFGAGIDSTCLFWSSDCGDRGACLLYDNIAYRHLYVGLAIILKGIAFLLYTTTWYCLRRNYKKYIKSHEGYMTATEFYPSLTDGPKPVDRTKFIYNLEDHEVCENMESVL; translated from the exons gTGAGTGTGTTGACCACCCTGGAGCGGCGGTTCAACCTGCAAAGTGCTGACGTAGGAGTGATAGCCAGCAGCTTTGAGATAGGCAACCTGGCTCTGATACTGTTTGTCAGCTACTTTGGGGCCAAAGCACATCGGCCCCGTCTGATCGGCTGCGGGGGCATCGTCATGGCGCTTGGCGCCCTTCTCTCAGCTCTGCCGGAGTTTCTAACTAAGCAGTATGAGATAGAGGAAATGTGGAGGACTGACATGGGTCGGGATGTTTGCTCCAACTCCAGCAGCAAAGACGTTCAGTTGGCTGAGGACGTGATATGTGGAAAAAGGGCGAACACCAACATGATGTACCTGCTTTTGATTGGAGCTCAGGTCCTGCTGGGGATCGGAGCCACACCGGTGCAGCCCCTGGGGGTGTCCTACATCGATGAtcatgtgaagaaaaaagacTCATCCCTCTATATAG GGATCCTCTTTTCTACACTGGTGTTCGGGCCTGCCTGTGGCTTCATCCTCGGCTCCCTCTGTACCAAGTTCTATGTAGATGCTATCTTTATTGACACCG ATAAGCTGGGCATCACTCCAGAAGACCCGCGGTGGATCGGAGCCTGGTGGGCAGGCTTCCTGCTGTGTGGTGCCTTACTCTTTAGCTCAGCTCTCTTTATGTTTGGTTTCCCTCAGTCACTTCCATCCgcagagagagatgaggggGTAGACAGTGAGCAGGTTATGCTTCCTCCTTCGCCTAATGCAGAGTATGAGACTCCAAAGCCCAGCAATGGGGTTGTCTGCAGCCCCGAGCCTGGCAACAGCCCCACCTGCTGTCAGCAACTCAGGG TGATCCCCAAGGTGACCAAGCACCTCCTTTCAAACCCAGTGTTCACCTGTATCATCCTGGCAGCCTGTATGGAGATCGCAGTTGTGGCAGGCTTTGCCGCCTTTCTGGGGAAATACCTTGAGCAGCAGTTCCATCTCACCACCACCTCAGCGAACCAGCTCTTAG gtaTGACCGCCATTCCATGTGCATGTCTGGGGATCTTCATGGGCGGTCTGCTGGTAAAGAAGCTGAACTTGTCGGCACTGGGGGCCATCCGCATGGCCATGCTGGTCAACCTGATCTCCACCGCCTGCTACGTCTCCTTCCTGTTCCTAGGCTGCGACACCGGCCCTGTCGCAGGAGTCACAGTCCCATACAGAAATGA GACTCTGCGGGTGGGCGAGAAACCAGAAGCTCAATGCATCAGTCGCTGCAACTGCTTCACCTCCTCCATCAGCCCTGTGTGTGGCTCCAACGGTGTCACCTACCTGTCCGCCTGCTTTGCCGGTTGCACCGGAACAGGAAACCCTCGGACCACATCAAACATCTCTCAG AACCTGACTGGATGCGCTTGTGTATCCTCTGAGAGTGAATTGGCAACAGCGGTTCCAGGGAAATGTCCGACGCCGGGCTGCCAGGAGGCTTTCCTCATCTTCCTGTGTGTGATCTGTGCCTGCAGCCTGGTTGGAGCCATGGCCCAGACGCCCTCTGTTATCATCCTAATCAG GACTGTGAGCCCTGAGCTGAAATCGTACGCACTCGGagtgttgtttcttttgctaCGACTCCTCG gatTCATCCCCCCTCCCCTGATCTTTGGTGCTGGCATCGACTCCACTTGCCTTTTCTGGAGTTCAGACTGCGGCGACCGGGGTGCCTGCCTGCTGTACGACAACATAGCTTACAGGCATCTGTACGTGGGCCTCGCCATCATCCTCAAGGGCATCGCTTTCCTTCTCTACACCACCACGTGGTATTGCTTACGTAGGAACTACAAGAAGTACATCAAAAGTCACGAGGGCTACATGACGGCGACTGAGTTTTACCCTTCCCTCACTGACGGCCCCAAACCAGTCGACAGGACAAAGTTTATATATAACCTAGAGGACCATGAGGTTTGTGAAAATATGGAGTCCGTTTTATAG